Below is a genomic region from Candidatus Binatia bacterium.
TCGTGCCGGCCGCGCGGGTCGCGATGCGTCCAGTGCACGACGCCGCCGCGCGGGTAGAACTCGTACTCGCCCTTCACCGAGACGCGTTGGCCTTGTGCAATCGGAATCGTGCCGGTGAAGTCGGTGTTGACCTCGACGCGAACGACGAGGCTGCAGCCCGATGCGAGCCGCAGAAGAAAACCCTCGTGCGGACTCACGCGGCCCGGCGCCACACCGAGCATGCGTGTCACCGTTCCATCGGCGACCACCTCGACGTGCGAACGCTGCGCGGAGTATGCGTCGCAGACCGCCCGATCGTTCGGCGGCTGCGTCGTCGAGCAGCTGGCCGCAGCGACGCCGATCAGCAACCGCAGGACGACGCTAGCGGTTCGCCGCGGTCGAGTATCCATACAGCCGATGCGCGACGATGTACTTCCAGACCGGCTCGGGCACGAGATAGCGAATGCTGCGCTGCTGCGCGATCAGGCTGCGCACGAGGGTCGCCGATTCGGGGATCTCGGGCAGATTCAGCGTCGTGACGCGCTCGCGCAAACCCGGCGGTACCGCGGCGATCACGCGCGCCAGCGCGTCGCCGCCCACGCCCGGCCGCGGCGCGATGGCGAACCGCTCCAGCGCCCCGAGCACCTCGTCGAAGCGCACCCAATTCGTGTTGACGAGCGAGTCGGCGCCGATGATGAACGTCAGCCGCGCCGACGGATATTTGCGGCGCAGCCGCGGCAGCAGATCGGCGGTGTAGCCGCTCCCGTTCTCGCGCAGATCCGTATCGTCGAGCTCGAACGCCGCGTTGCTCTCGATCCCGCCCAAGATCATCGCGCAGCGATGCGCGGCGTCGGCCTGTGGCTTTTCGCGATAGTGCTGGTTGTTCGTCGGCACGAACAGCACGCGATCGAGCCGCTCCATGATGCGGGCCGATTCCGCAACGAACAAATGCGCGTTGTGAACGGGGTCGAAAGTGCCCCCGAAGACGCCGACTTTCATGAGTAGGTGAACTCGTACGGCCCGATGCGGACGGTATCCCCTTCCCGCGCGCCGAGCTCGCGGAGCTTTTTCTCGACGCCGATCTTGCCCAAGGCGTATTCGAAGCGCGCCAGCGCCTCGTCCGAGTCGAAGTTGGTCATGGCCGCAAGGCGCTCGATGCGTTCGCCCGAGACGACGAATGCCCCGTCGCTGTGGCGCTCGATTGAAAACGCATCCGCGGCCGCGAGCTCGATGTGCGCCTCCGGCGGCTCCACGATTCGGGGCATCGGCGCCGAATCGATCGCGCGCGACACCGCCAGGACGACGTCGCGCACGCCCTCGTGCGTCGCGGCGCTGATGCCGTAGACTCCGGGAAAGCGTTCGCGCAGCTGCGTCAACGACTCACGCGCGTTCGGAAGATCGAGTTTGTTGACCACGAGCAGCGTCGGCTTTGAAATCAGCGCGGGATTCCACGCCGCGAGCTCCGCCTCGATCATCGCTTTGTCGGCAACGATTTCTTCCAGCGGCTTCGCACCGTCGAGGAGATGCAGCAGGACGCGCGTGCGTTCGACGTGGCGCAGAAATTGGTCGCCGAGTCCGGCCCCTTCGTGCGCGCCCGCGATGAGCCCGGGAACGTCGACCATCGCGAACGATTCGTCGTCGCCCGTACGGACGACGCCAAGCTGCGGCTCGAGAGTCGTGAAGGGATAGTCGGCAATCTTGGGCCGCGCGGCCGAAACGACCGAGAGCAACGTGGACTTTCCCGCATTGGGAACGCCGACGATTCCGCAGTCGGCCAGCAGACGAAGCTCCAACCGCAGCGCGCCGCGTTCGCCCGGCTCGCCATGCTCCGCGAAACGCGGCGCCTGACGCGCGCTCGTGGCGAAGTGCTGGTTGCCGAGCCCGCCGCGGCCGCCTTTCGCGGCGAGGACGCGCGCGCCGGGCGCGTTCAGATCGGCGAGCAGCGTTTCCGGCCGGTCGTCGCGCACGCGAAAGACGAGCGTGCCGACGGGCACGGAGATGGTCAGATCGTCGCCGCTGCGTCCGGATTTTTTCGACGTGCCGCCGGCCTTGCCGGATTCGGCCGAAAAGCTTCGCCTGAAGCGAAACTCTACGAGCGTAGAAAGCTCGCTCGTCGCTTCCAGGTAGACGCTGCCGCCGTGGCCGCCGTCACCGCCGGCCGGACCGCCCTTCGGAACGTACTTTTCACGGCGCCACGCCACGATGCCGTCGCCGCCGTCACCGCCCACGACCGTGATTTCGGCCTCATCGATGAACTGCACGAGCTAACCGCGCCGCAAAAGGAAAAGGGGCCCATCGGCCCCGTGCTCCCGCTTCGTCTTCGAGCCTTAGGCCGCGGGCACGACCGAGACCCGCTTGCGATCGGTGCTGGCGCTAAACTCGACGGTTCCGTCGATCAGAGCGAAGAGCGTATGGTCGCGTCCGATGCCGACGTTCACGCCGGGATAGATGCGTGTGCCGCGCTGGCGAACCAGGATGTTCCCGGCAATCACGCGTTCGCCGCCGAAGCGCTTCACGCCGAGGCGCTGGGCGTTCGAATCGCGGCCGTTACGCGTCGATCCGGCGCCCTTTTTAGACGCAAAGAGCTGGAGGTCGAAGTCAAACATAACCGCGTTATTGTAGCAGAGCCCGGCCAAAAAGCAACGGAAGCCGAGCAACCAGGCGGCCAAGCTCGCTGGCTGTTAGATTTTCTTGCGCTTCCGCCTGCGCGTGGCGGTCTTTTTCGCGTCCACGGGGCGCGGCGCGGCTGTGTCCGACGCATCGATGTCGCGCAGGATCTCAGCCTCATCGGCCGTCTCTTGCTCGACGGCCTCGAGGCCCGCGAGCCGGGGGTCTGTCAGGGGAGCCTCGCGCCGGCGTCTCGCCACGTCCTTAGCCTACCGGTATCCCGCACCCAAGCCAAGGGCGACCCTCGCAGACCAACGCCCATGGTACGATATCCGCGTGATCACGGGTCTGGTCGAACATCCTCTTGCGCTTTGGGCAGTCCTGATCGTGCTAACGATTGGTCTCGGCGGGTGGGCTGTAGCCCGTCGCATTTAGTCGCCCCGGGCTCCAACTGAGTCGCTGCCGCCCCTATTGAAAGGGACCACTACCTAGGCCCTTGACGCGCTAGGGTGTATGATGATCTTCTCCGGCGAGTAGCTCTTTTTTGGTGCACTCCATTTGCGGGCTACTTACCGAAGGGGAATTTACAGGGTCCGGCTACTGGCCGGACTTTTTTCCAAAGGGACCACTACCCGGCGCTAGAGCCTACTGACGATGGGTCGCCATCCAGAGCATAGAGACGATAACTAGCAAAAGAACGGTTCCGCAGATCATTCCGGTTGCGACGACTATCGCGGTCGGCAAGGTCATTAAGGACCCTCCTTTCAGCCTACCCTCCCTACGAATCATGGGCTTTTCAGGTTTCGGTCACCCGCCGTTGTATTTTACCAAGCACCCCCAACCGCTGACTCAAACTGAGTCACTACCCCCTATTCACACCTGTGGACAAGCTTGTGGAGAAGGTGCCCTCACTTGGCTAGATCGGCCCCTAGGAAGCCTTATCCCGTCGAGCAATTCGGTCTGGCTAGTGCCCGCGCCGGGCACCGTTCATAAATCGGAAAAAGCCCCGAAATAGCGTGCTGCCCCGCCTGTGGATAAGTGTATAAAGTCGTGCATAGATTCCGCAGGAGCAAGGCTTCATTAAGCCAAGTGGTTGCGCCCTCACGGGGGTGGCACAGCCAGGTTGCTACATACGAACGGCTGCGCAGTTGCTTTGTAGAGACGTCGCAACGAGGATGCAGAGGATGGCGCTAGCGATCAATTCGGACATTTCCAATGAGCTCTGGCAGTCCGCACTCGACACTCTGGAGCACACCTTCTCCAAACCCGTCTTCGAGATGTGGATCAAACCGATCCGCTTCATCTCACTTCACGGCAACGAGCTCCATCTCGCCGTGCACAGCAAGTTTGCACAAGACTGGGTAGGAAGCAAGCTCCGGGCGCAGATGATCGGCGTCTTAAGCGAGCTCTTTGGAACCAGCATCGAGCTCCGGCTGTCGGTCGCCGAGCCCGGGGAAGGCAACCGCGCCGCGTATATTCCCACGCGCCCGCTCGAAGAGTTCCGTACCGCAAACCTTAATGTTCGTTATACTTTCGAAGAGTTTGTCGTCGGCAATTCGAATCGGTTTGCGCATGCGGCGGCGCAGGCCGTCGCCGGTGCGCCTGCCCACGCGTACAACCCGCTCTTCCTATATGGCGGCGTCGGTCTCGGAAAGACACACTTGATGCACGCCATCGGCCACCGCGTCATCCAAGACAACCTGGCCTCCAACGTCGTGTACGTGACCTGCGAGAAGTTCACGAACGAGTTCATCATTGCGTTGCAGAACAACCGCACACCGGAGTTTCGCAACCGGTATCGTCAGGTCGACGTGCTGCTGATCGACGACATCCAGTTTCTCGCCGGCAAGGAGACTACGCAAGAAGAGTTCTTCCACACTTTCAACGCGCTCCACGAATCCGGCCGGCAGCTGATCATCTCGTCGGACCGCCCGCCGAAAGAGATCCAGACGCTCGAGGCGCGGCTGCGCTCCCGATTCGAATGGGGCCTGCTCACCGACATCCAGGCGCCCGATCTGGAAACACGCGAAGCGATCCTGCGCAAGAAGGCCGCCAGCGAGAACATCCCCGTCCCGGACGAGGTAACGTCGTTCATCGCCAAGGTGATCCCGTCGAACATCCGCGAGCTCGAGGGCGCCCTCATCCGAGTCATCGCGTACGCCTCGCTCACGAAGGCTCCCATCACCACCGACCTCGCGGCCGACGTCCTCAAAAGCGCCGTGGCGCAGGCCCCGCTGCATCGCATCACGATCGGGAAGATCAAGGAGACGGTCTCGAGCGCGCACGGCCTGACGGTCAAGGAGATGGACAACGGGCGACGAGATCAGCGCCTAGCCGCGCCACGCCAGATCGCGATGTACATCGCCACCGAGCTCACCAACTATTCCCTGCCGCAGATCGCGCGCGAGTTCGGCAAGAAGGATCACACGACGGTCATGTACGCTCGCGACAAGATCAAGGACCAGATGCAGCGCGACGAGGCGTACCGGAACAAGATCCGTCAGCTCATCGCGATGTGCCAGACCCCCTGACCGTCGGCGGCGCATCACCGGCCACTGCTCTCCACACTCTCGACAGCCTTGCACACCGGCGCGGCGTGCTCCGACGCATAACTCGGCCGCGGCCCGGCCGGCGTGGAGAAGTGGATGGTCAACTCCCGGCCATACACACGGTTATCCCTAGCCGAAATGCAAACCAGCACAAGCAAATTCCGAGTTGTCCTCAGAATACACCGCCCTACTACTGCTACGGCTCTATTGTTATTTTCCTAGGAAAACGGCGGCTCACGCCCAACGGTGAAAACGATGAAATTTAGTTGCACGACGAAAGACATCGCGGCGGCCGTCGGAGCGGCCAGCAAAGTGGTGAACGCTCATACCACCGTGCCGATCCTCTCCAACGTGCTGCTGCAAGGCGAGGGCGGAAAGATCGCGGTGCGCGCGACCGATCTCGAGCTGACGCTCGAGCACGCCTTCCCTGCGCAGGTGACCGAGGGCGGCTCGGTCACGGTACCGGCGAAGCTCTTTGCAAGTTATCTCGGCAACCTCGCCCCGGGGACGCTCGAGCTCACCGGCACGCCCACGCGCGCGAGCGTCAAGTACGAGCGCAGCAACTACGACTTCCACGCCCTGCCGGCCGAGGAGTATCCTCCGCTGCCGGCCGCTTCGCGCGGGTCCCAGTTCGGCATCGCGGCAAAGCGCTTCCGCGACGGCATCGAGGCGACGATCTTCGCGGCCTCCAGCGAGGAGGCTCGGGGCGCCGTGCTGATGGGCACTCTGTTGGAGGTGGAGGGCAAGTCGCTGACGATGGTCGCGACCGACGGCTATCGCCTGGCCAAGTTCGCGACGACGATCGACGACGAGGTTTCGGCGAACGAGAAGTTCATCGTGCCCTCCCGGGCGCTGGCTGAAGTCGCCCGCAATCTCGGGGGCGGCGAAAGCATCGAGGTCAGCGCGCTCGGCGCGCAGAGCAACCAGCTTCGCATGACCGGCGGCGACGTCTCGATCACGGTCCGTCTCGTCGACGGGCAGTATCCCAACTATCAGCAGGTCATCCCGGCGAAGTTCGATCGCACGATCACCGTGAGCACCCCGGCCCTGATCGGCAGCCTGCGGCGGGCCGAGCTCGTCGCGGGTGACCGCGCCAGCATGGTCAAGCTCGCGATCGCCAATCAAACGTTAATCGTAACGGCCAGCTCCGACATCTCGGGCAACGCGTACGAGGAGCTGGAGGTCGAGCAGACCGGCGAGGATCTAACGATCGCGTTCAACGCGCGCTACCTGGTCGAGATCCTGAATCACATCAAGGGCGACAAGGCCGTCATCGAGTTCCTCGGCCCGCTCTCGCCGGCGGCGATCCGCCCGTTGGAACCGCTCGAGACCGGCCAGCAACTGTACGTGCTCATGCCGCTTCGGCAATGATGTGTTCCTTCGCCGCATAGGCTTTTCGAATTTTCGCAACTATTTCGAACTGGATCTCGAGCCCGCGACGGGCCTGAACGTGTTCGTCGGCGCCAACGCGCAGGGCAAGAGTAATTTGCTCGAGGGAATCGCGATGCTCGGCACCGGAAAGTCGTTTCGCACCGCGCGCGACGCCGATGCCGTGCGGGCCGGATGCGATCGCGCGGAGTTGTCCGGCGAGGCGGCCGCGCGCTCGGGCAACGTGAACCTGGCGTGCACGATCGAGCGCGGAGCGCGCGGGACTCGCAAGAGCTACACGGTCAACGCGAGCCCCGTGCGCTATGCGAGCTACCTCGGAAGAATTCGCGTCGTAACGTTCGTCCCGGCGGATCTCAAACTGGCCGCTGGAACGCCGAGCGCGCGGCGCGCGTTTCTG
It encodes:
- the dnaN gene encoding DNA polymerase III subunit beta; its protein translation is MKFSCTTKDIAAAVGAASKVVNAHTTVPILSNVLLQGEGGKIAVRATDLELTLEHAFPAQVTEGGSVTVPAKLFASYLGNLAPGTLELTGTPTRASVKYERSNYDFHALPAEEYPPLPAASRGSQFGIAAKRFRDGIEATIFAASSEEARGAVLMGTLLEVEGKSLTMVATDGYRLAKFATTIDDEVSANEKFIVPSRALAEVARNLGGGESIEVSALGAQSNQLRMTGGDVSITVRLVDGQYPNYQQVIPAKFDRTITVSTPALIGSLRRAELVAGDRASMVKLAIANQTLIVTASSDISGNAYEELEVEQTGEDLTIAFNARYLVEILNHIKGDKAVIEFLGPLSPAAIRPLEPLETGQQLYVLMPLRQ
- the dnaA gene encoding chromosomal replication initiator protein DnaA, with the protein product MALAINSDISNELWQSALDTLEHTFSKPVFEMWIKPIRFISLHGNELHLAVHSKFAQDWVGSKLRAQMIGVLSELFGTSIELRLSVAEPGEGNRAAYIPTRPLEEFRTANLNVRYTFEEFVVGNSNRFAHAAAQAVAGAPAHAYNPLFLYGGVGLGKTHLMHAIGHRVIQDNLASNVVYVTCEKFTNEFIIALQNNRTPEFRNRYRQVDVLLIDDIQFLAGKETTQEEFFHTFNALHESGRQLIISSDRPPKEIQTLEARLRSRFEWGLLTDIQAPDLETREAILRKKAASENIPVPDEVTSFIAKVIPSNIRELEGALIRVIAYASLTKAPITTDLAADVLKSAVAQAPLHRITIGKIKETVSSAHGLTVKEMDNGRRDQRLAAPRQIAMYIATELTNYSLPQIAREFGKKDHTTVMYARDKIKDQMQRDEAYRNKIRQLIAMCQTP
- the rpmA gene encoding 50S ribosomal protein L27 encodes the protein MFDFDLQLFASKKGAGSTRNGRDSNAQRLGVKRFGGERVIAGNILVRQRGTRIYPGVNVGIGRDHTLFALIDGTVEFSASTDRKRVSVVPAA
- a CDS encoding DUF3465 domain-containing protein, whose protein sequence is MDTRPRRTASVVLRLLIGVAAASCSTTQPPNDRAVCDAYSAQRSHVEVVADGTVTRMLGVAPGRVSPHEGFLLRLASGCSLVVRVEVNTDFTGTIPIAQGQRVSVKGEYEFYPRGGVVHWTHRDPRGRHEGGYIEAGGQLYE
- the nadD gene encoding nicotinate (nicotinamide) nucleotide adenylyltransferase, translating into MKVGVFGGTFDPVHNAHLFVAESARIMERLDRVLFVPTNNQHYREKPQADAAHRCAMILGGIESNAAFELDDTDLRENGSGYTADLLPRLRRKYPSARLTFIIGADSLVNTNWVRFDEVLGALERFAIAPRPGVGGDALARVIAAVPPGLRERVTTLNLPEIPESATLVRSLIAQQRSIRYLVPEPVWKYIVAHRLYGYSTAANR
- the obgE gene encoding GTPase ObgE, whose protein sequence is MQFIDEAEITVVGGDGGDGIVAWRREKYVPKGGPAGGDGGHGGSVYLEATSELSTLVEFRFRRSFSAESGKAGGTSKKSGRSGDDLTISVPVGTLVFRVRDDRPETLLADLNAPGARVLAAKGGRGGLGNQHFATSARQAPRFAEHGEPGERGALRLELRLLADCGIVGVPNAGKSTLLSVVSAARPKIADYPFTTLEPQLGVVRTGDDESFAMVDVPGLIAGAHEGAGLGDQFLRHVERTRVLLHLLDGAKPLEEIVADKAMIEAELAAWNPALISKPTLLVVNKLDLPNARESLTQLRERFPGVYGISAATHEGVRDVVLAVSRAIDSAPMPRIVEPPEAHIELAAADAFSIERHSDGAFVVSGERIERLAAMTNFDSDEALARFEYALGKIGVEKKLRELGAREGDTVRIGPYEFTYS